CCCTATCGTGCTTTCATGGTAGTCAGTTCGTAAAGGAACAATAAGCTGATCTTAATCCTTTATAGCATTGCATAAGTAGATTCTCATTCTTCACTTATTCCTTTCTTGTTAAACGTAGGCTGCTAATTTCCAATTGCTACTTCAATTCTAATGGCATGCTAATAATGCAATGCACAGACTGAGTATTATAGTTTTCTAGACATCTGAACCAATAGTGCTTATCTCACATTGTATTACTTTATGGTCTATATTTCCAACTCTCTCTTTGGAGTCTATATCAATTTTAGGTTCTTTTTTACCCCTTTTTATGTGTCACTTGAATGGTTTACTTTACAAGGGAAGTTTAATCAGTGTGTTGTTGTTTCTGTCAAGAGGGAGAATAGCAAATAGTGTAAGCTTCTATGCAGGTTGGAGCTTGTACTACTCCGTCCATTCCATTTTATAATAGAGGTATTCTATTGGACACAGGGTTTAAGATGTTAATTTGATTTgtattatattgattggtgaTATTGGAAAAAAAATTATAGTAGTTGAAAATTAAATCTGATAGAGCAAACTTCACATCGATTTAAAATCTAAACAGTTAAATGAATTTATAATCTTGAAATGTGAAAGTGGTATAGAATATGATTACTAGTGGAATGGTGTCAAATACTTTTGCAATGTCGCATGCAGGAAAGAATATTCATATAAATTGGAAGGGAGAAACACTATCACATAAAACATAAAGTTATAGAAGTTTCCTATGGCAATCTCGTTGCTTGAGTCTGCTTTTCGAGCAAACATTTCCTTTATCAATGTGCTGTCAAGATAGCTTATACTTGACAAGTTGATGTATATGAGtgaaaactttttcactttttgatTGACGCTTCACTGGAATTACACTCTTGCTTGATCAAAATTTTGATCCAACGCCATACAGGTGTCGGCTGATCAAAGGCAAAGGTTGATGATGTCAACAGAGAGATTGGATCGTTCGAGTGACAGGATCAGACAAAGTCGAAAGACAATGCTAGAAACCGAGGATCTGGGGGTCTCAATTCTTCAAGATTTGCATCAACAACGTCAGTCTCTCCTGCATGCACATGACAATGTATGccatcttttcattttttttttctagcatATCCCATCGGTCTGAACAGAATAAGAAACTAAGAGGAGGACAAAAGAGGGAAAACCTCCAATTCTGATGTGCCATAATTGTGAATATCTTAGATCATGTGGTTTGATAGATCTAATTAAAATTGCTTTTAGAGAAAAAGGTATCTGTGAAATAAGCTTAAGCTTAACCTtgtgtaaatatgaaaatgcaaTGATTAGTAAGTTTCTTCGTTCACAGCTTCATGGAGTGGATGATAATATTAGCAGGAGCAAGAAGATACTGACTACAATGTCAAGAAGGATGAGCAGGAATAAATGGATCATCGGCTCTGTCATTGCTGTCTTGGTCCTGGCTATCCTATTAATTCTTTACTTCAAGCTCGTCCATTAGCTCAATGGATGGCTTTCAGAATTTCTGCCGCTTCTCATTTGTTACAGAAAAGCATGTATCTTTGGACACACTGTTTCTGAATTCACATGATTGTTGTTATGTCAGTTTGAGGTCTGTGTGGTGTGGTTTGGAAACCTTCGTTTACATCTTATCCTGGCATTTTTCGTAATTATAAATTGCCGTGTTTGTCTATTACTATGTTTGAATTTGGTGATCCTTGTCTGGAATGAGTAAAATGTATTTAGTGTTGTGCAccaatttagagcccgtttggattggcttataagttgcttataagctattttcagcttttttgagtgtttgactggccagcttaaagtcattttgtgcttaaaataagcttaaaaatatAATTGggtccgtttgacttagcttgtctaaagcagcttataagtaaaaagaaataagttgggttaccctaattttttttttttttttggcttaaaagctgtttgcagcttatactTAAAATAAGTCCATCTAAACAGGCTCTTAGTCTTTCCCTTACTTTCATCTCCTTCACCCTTTGCTTTAGCCCACTCAGGTACCCCCATTCTTTTTTTTCCATAAACTTCTTTTGACATACTATTGGTTATCTTTCCAAAGGATTGGATTAGATAACAACCAAAGTTGTCTAGAAAACCTTTTCATCTGTAAGAATTGAAATGAGACGAATTATTGTCAAGAGTTCAGTCCCTCCTTTGCTATATTATTCATTAAAAAGACGAGCATTTCAGATCCAAGTCTAGAAGTAAAAGTTGATTGCCCTTGTGTGTACTTCATCCTTTCTCTCCCTTGAAAACCTATAAAAATAAGATTTGGCGTACCTGGCGGAGATTGGTCTGATATTGCTCAGAAAGAACGGACTAAATCAAGTAAAGGAGGCAAGCACCTCTTAAAGTGAGAGCTTACTAGAAATCCTACTCGTCTCATAGAATGGAGAATGTTCCATTCTAAGAGGTCCAGGCAGATACAGCAACTCCTATGATATATACAttttgcaatatatatatatatgcgcttCCATTCTCTAGTGATAGAGATGGAGGagattgattttttatttttaaaaaaaaaaatcaagtaaaaCATGGTCATTTTTGTTAGTATATTCAGAAACCTCTTAAGGCTGTTTATATACTATATGTATACGTACATAATACATACATGTATATGAGTCTTATTTTTTGCAAAATAACATGAGTATTGGAAAATCTTAATTGTTTGTACTTAAAGCAAGAATTTTCCGACATGTGGTTCAGAGTTAATGCTTTGTGTTGGCTAGATGTTCCGATAGGTAATGCTGTATAGACCAGAGGCAACATTCAGCATACGAGATCCATTTTTTGCCTCTGACTCATCTACTCTTGGTTGAACATCGGTCAGTAACGGTCTGCAAATACCACACCTTGTGATGAAACGATGACATAATTTGCCAACGCAAAGCAGCTCCTGGTAATAACCTGCTGATGACCGATTAGACCCCACACGGAGCTCCCAAAACTCGCATTATCACCTAATGCTTACTGACACGCACTGTTATGGGATAGAAGCAGCAAACAACGATTACACTAAGCTTTGGCAGAATTTCAAAGTTGACGATGCAATCTATCTGTAACATACAGCctccattttttttatattgtaaaATTCAAAACAATTCCCAGAAAGAATGTCACTGCGATCTCATTACCTTGCTTGACTGTGAAATCACAGGCTCTGGCTTTTTCACTCCAAGATAGATTCAACAATCCTAAATTGCAGTGACATTAGACGGGAAAAGTCAGAGACGCTATTAACACAATTAAGTTCTCCTGTCCAGACTGCTTCTCTAGAATCTTGATTTTAGCATTATATATTTTTAACTTGTTAACACATAGTTACATGATGCTGAAAAGCAGTAGGAGCAGGAGGATTTCTTAATATCTCATTGCACAACTGATCATGTAGACCAAGTCTCTGATGGCAAGTCAAAAAGCAGGCCTGCTCCACTTTTGGGCATGTTGACCAAAACTGAAGCGTCTTTCTGCATTCATCCTCAAGGTATAATAGCTCCCTGGAACAGGTAATTCTGAGAACACAAGCCATTCAATGACAGGGAAAACTACCAAAAGATTGCAATCATCATAGACACATCGATGGATCATCCTCAGGTGAATCAAAATTTCCTGTTTGTTCCTCATCCTCttcctcttcatcatcatcataatctgCTGAAGCAGGATGCCCATTAAGATCGACATTCACACCATTGACCTTCCTCACAAACTGTCCTCTCACACGAGGTCTCCGTTCTGCCAGTTTTTTTCGGTTAACATACCTGATTTTCTTGTCAAAACATCTTTCCTTTCTCTTCTGTCTAAACTTCATCAGTGCTGCCTTTCTACGATCAACTTTGCTCCCCTTACCTTCAGCCGAAGGCGAATTTCCAATCGTAGGCCACTGATGCGGTGCTGGCATTTGACCAGGTTGTAAGCATAGGCCCATAGGGTAGTAAGGAAATGATGCCATCCCATGCATATGAGGGGGACATGGTGGCATATGATTGTATTGAGGTAACACAGCTGAATTGGCATGGTTGTGGAGATCTTGCATGTTCTTCGGATACATTTGTGGTGGTGGCGGCATCATGACTTGATTCATTGCTCCAGACATAAAATAGGAATAAGCAGTTTGAGCATGAAAATTCACAGCATCACGCTGAGCTTCATTGCGCGGATGCATGTACACCTGCGAGAACTCCTCCATCTTTGAGTTCCTTTGTTGCGTTAAGTCTAGTGATAAAGGGGGAGTACAGGACCTTTCCATGGAATACGAGTCTGGGAAACTGTTACTACTTGGATAGTCATCACCTTGTGAATGATTTTCAACTGCATCGCCATTAACTTGCATTTGATTTTCAATCTCTAAATGTTCTATGGCTGCATTAGTCTTCTCTTCCATCCTTGGTTGGTGAGCCACATTTTCATGGGTAGAGTTTGTTCCTTGGTCATTGCTTTTAGGCATGCCTGATTTGACGTAGGTAAAGAAAGCTGAGGACTCACCTATCTTCAGTTCACTCTTCTTAGGAAAAGAAGAAATTTGTCCTGTTCAATAAGAGCATTACATTAAATTAAAAGTTAAACCAATCTGAAGATAAAGGAGAGGTTAATCTCAGATTGTTATAATTCTCAGAAGCATCTAAAGCAAAGCATATTAGATATCGTAATCAATTTCTGGATCTGTTACATAACTATACAACTACAACACAGAGATTACCAATGAAACTGCTTATTAAGTAACTCATTTATAAGTGCTATTTGAGCATAAAATTTAAAGATATTTATGTACATCAGTTAACAAGTACTCAATGATTGCCCTAAACCATTCCAGCGATAAAATacatcaatctctctctctgaCTTTAGGCAAAAGAATACAGGACGTACTCAAACTTCTCCTCAGCATATGCCAAATCTACTCACAGAGGTAAGACCTGCTTCTGTTACTTGTTTACACTGAAACCCCCTTAGACATGCCTCACATTTCCAGCAAATAGTTTATGCTCCAGAAATTGAGTGCCAAAAGACTCAATATGTTACTCAAACTCTCCAAAAGatgttgccgcacccgtgtcatatcatccgaaaatgcaccaacttttggaggatccaacacgcATCCGTCAATATTTTTGAAGAGTTCGAGCAACATGTCACTGACCAATAATTTCAGGCTTAAGTAACAGAAATATAAGCAAATACCTAGAAGATAACTTTCAAGCATGGAGGAAAATTGAAAAACAGAATGATTTCAGGCTACAGCAACAGAAATATACTCGAATGCCTAGACTTTTAAGTACCTCTCAAGCATGGAGGAAGTGAAAATGCAATCCGATTAGCAAGCTacactcctctctctctcttccgcCTTTGGGTTGggggaagatttttttttttttttttggatggggTTGAGGGCTGAGTGCTGGATATGGGTTTTGAAATATGTAATACGCAACCTACTCTGTCAACCCAATGTTGCTTCCTTTATCAAATAGCATTCAACAGACATGACAATAGAGAAAAAATTAAACCACTGAAAGGTAGTATTCACTTTCAATAAGATCAGTTACTCGTTATTCTCCATAGGTTGAAAATAATGGTAAGTAAATATCATTTTATCAACAATCAAGACGAACGAGTGACTTAAAACCACGTGACCACTGACCTGTCTGTCGATCATAAGTTCCTGGCACATTATACCGACACTGAAATGGAACCACAACCACAGTCTCTACAGCAGCAGCAGTGGTGACTGCATTGATCTGAAAACATAGTAGCCGAAAGACAGGAAACGCAAAACCATCATATGTTAGTATACCTCTCTAATCAGGAAGGAAACTATTGTTGTATGTTCGAAAAGAGTAACTGGTTCATAGAGGGAATGAACAAAGGTTATAATATCACAAATAGAACCGATCAGAAAGCCACACTCCAAAAAAGTTGCAATATGAATATCTTTGTTTAAACTTTGTATCAGATAATATTTTTTGATAAATAATTGTCTGATAAGAGTTACGATTAAGTCTTTAAACAAATCTGAAGGTTGGGTGTAATGATGCAAAAAGCCCCTTTATCGTTCTATACTACTAATTCTTTCTCTCAGCCTGTTGTTTGTCACTTGGAATTGATGCAAAACAAATGTGCATTATGTTTTTTATAAAGTGTTGTTAGATGTTTAAGATTTGCTTTAGCCACTTTCTTTTGTTAATAAAGTGAAATTGCTTTAGCAATATTACTACCCTTTACAATGGTATAGAATTCTTCATCCGCTAAGCTCaacaaatttattttttatatgttaGATTTTTTTTGATAAGGAAAATGTAACATCGCTTTATTTTTTATATGTTCGATAAGCTCAACAATTCAGCAGTTACAGCTGGAAAATAGGAAAAGAAAATTCTAGTAAAGGGGCATGCCCATATCTGTTAGTGACAATATATAAATTATAGTTTAAATCAGCTCATTTAATTTAATCATTAAGAAAGGAAGAACAGCGGTTTTGACTCTATCTAAAATCTAGGAAACAGCACATTAACAGATGGACCCCAGAAAATGGTTAAGTGGCTGTTGAATGAATTTGTTAGCTGCAGCTAACAAACATAATTTGCACCTAATTTCCAAAACAAAGGAGCTACTGGTGCTTCCCGCCAGAATTTACATTCATCACCCAGGTATTGGTATATTAGAACTGAAAGCTACCATGAAATTATACCAAAAGATTGAGTTTGGTCCGTGACCACACTAGAACATGCCATATTCAAATTAAAACCTCTTGCCAAAGAACCATAAGTATGTTAAAAAATCCCTGATACCCCTTGGTTATGTCAACTTTCAATTCTGAAGCCTCCACGCTTTCATTCAAGGTTTATCTACAAATTACAGACTTACAAAGGAACAGGTAATGGATACACACATAACAATCACCTTGAATACGGAGAAAATATAAAGGCGCAATGATGAATTTTAACAGTAATACTACAAGAATTTGGGCTTCCATGCAAAATTACCTCGTCTTCTAGCTGAATCGAGGGACATGCTTCCAGATTAACACTCTTCCGGGACTTATCATCAGTATCATCAGAGAAAAGAGTTGTGCTAGTTGTATTAGGATCACTGGGATCTGATACAACCAAATCAAAGTCATAACTTAAGATGTTCTTCTCTGCTAGTCCAAGCTGTAcatgaaacaaaagaaaaggaaggaATGTTACATGGATGTTGTCATAGAGCATATAAGAATCCAAATATTAAAGGGGTAGAGAAGTTCCGTGCATGCATGATGCACCTAAGGAAAATGAtgtcaaaaagaaaaaagggttaGACATTATTTCCTTCTTTATTAGGATCATGCACCTAGACCCTTCTaattaccattttttttttattggtgaAGGAGACCCTTCTAAATTACCTTTACACAAAATCCACTGAAATCTTTCTAAAAATAAATCTTTCAGGCAAAAGAAATGCAATTTCTAGGAAGAATTGTTAAGTGATCAAATAAAGTACATGCCATTTGCCTTCTTCTCCACATGTGAGTCCACAAGTTCAACAGCTCATTAGTGCGGAGAGGCTTTACAAGGTAGTCAGCTGCTCCGAATTTGAGGCACTTGACGACAATAGAGACTTCATCTTGTGACGACATCACTAGGAAAGGAATAACAAAGAAATATTTTACTGCTCTTTCAGTACAGTCGAAATCAAGTTACAATTTATAAAAAGTCAGTTTGCTTACTGATCACAGGAATGCGCCGCAGTTCTTTATCCCTCATAATGTATTTCAACACCTTGAATCCTTTGGCCATAGGAAGGTCAACTTCAGAAAGGATGATATCTATATCAGGTCCTTCAGCATTCAGTGCATCAATCACCTGTCTGGGTGACCTTACTGAAGTTACTGCAAGACAACAATTACCACCATCAACACAAGAACATTCAATGCTGCTTTACAAAGTACCATGTGTATTATACGCCAAGTAGCCAACTGCAGACTGACCTAGGATCAAAACAAGGGTAACTTACTTACACAAGCTTCTAACCCCAGTCACCACTAGCCCCCAGGTGTCCTGTGTCCTTTAGTTTTGTTTTCATTCTTTCAACTATATTATACCAACTAAGCTACTATATGCGAATTGTTTCCTTTTAAAAGGTCTGGTTCTACTCTCCTTTTCCTTTTACttcttttttgataaggtaaaggTTTCATTAAAGTAGTACCAAGGAGGTACCAAAACATTACCAAAAAAAAAGTACATGtctccttttcctttttcttctcatTTTGTTTCATTTTTCAGCTTTTGGGGGGGGTGGGGGAGAACTGGGGATAGTTGACGGAATCTTTTCGCAAGGTTGCAAAACctgccaccccccccccccccccaaacacaaAACCACAAGCCAGATCTTCAATAATTAGTTGAGGGGAAGTAAGCCTCTATCGCTGTTATTATAAGACATCAGCAATTAATATAAAGTGTGAGCCTCGAGATAAACATGATGAACGCTAATCTTCAAAACAAAACAATCAAGGATAAGTAACATGCTTAAGTTATGAACATCAGAGCTCGTGTTATATAAAGCAAGTGATCTATCATCTATAAAAACAGGAATTAAGTTAAAATTAACAAAAACATGCCCACTCATAACAAGAATACTTGCCGGACCTTAGTTCACATTAATTCTATTGCCTAGTTAAGTTAAAATTAACAAAAATATTCCACTTAGAACAAGTGTACTTGTAAGATCAAACTTAGTTCACATTAATTctatgggaaaaaaaaaaaaaacataaatcaTCTCGAATCATATTGCACGCAACACATaaaaaaaacatacataagactatcaataatgaaataaaacaaaaaccataaactaGTGGCTCCAAAAACTGCACTAAACACAAGAGCTGAATATTACCTTGATAAGAACATTTgcacaaaacatatacaaaaaaaaaaaacatatataagACTATCAATAATGAAATATAACAAAAAAACATAAACTAGTAGCTCCAAGAACTGTACTAAACAAAAGACCTGAATATTACCTTGATAAGAACACTTGCACAAGAGCGTAAAAACTTCCTGCGAGCTCTTAGCATCATTATCACACAGTAAAATCCTCACTTTACTCCTATCAATGAACCCATCACCACTCTTAACAATCTCATTCTTCTCCATAATCAACACTTAAAAATCAACAACCTTCACAAATTCCAGCTCTAAACACCACACTCCCCCAATATTATCACTACAAAACCACCATTAAAAGCACTTTCCTCTCTTCACTATAAGTAAAAATTAGAAAGTAGAAAAAATGAAGTTAGGGTTTCTAATTCAGCTGGTTGCATTAATTGGATCACCTAGTCAATCTTATCCGACGCAAGCATATACGTCTCTAAAACAACAGTATTTCTTCTCTTATACTATCCTAAACAAACACATCATAAATTAGTACAATCATATACATCGGATGTTATCAACGACCGGCAAACAACATAAATTCACAATCCACATCGTTTTTCCGACCGATCCGGCGCACGTTAGCAACAGCTACTAAATCTGTACACAATTTCTAATCGGTTTCACCTACCTAAAGTAAGACTTaagttaggaaaaaaaaaatgaagagtctACTCTCTGGCTCGTAAGGTTCTGAGTGGTCGTCAAAAAGTTCGAGCTTTTCTCAGGCCGAcgaaaaatttaaatattttaatagtAGCACTTTTTAGGTCGATGGTGATAGCTAAAGTGCGCCGCGTTGGAAGTGAAAAATATCTGAACCGTAGAGTGAGGGGGATGAACGGTGATGATTGGATGAAATAGGGGTAGCTGGCACGCGGCGTAAGATAGTGGAATGTAATACGTGGAATGTGgaaaagaaaaagtgaaaaggAAAAAGAGAGTGGTAGGATATTTTATGAAGGGGGTTGGGTATGAGGAAGATATTTTTTTAGAGATAGAGGAAGTGCCACGTCATATAGAGATCTGTAAAAGGAATTTGTGAAGGAGAGCGTAAAGGGATCCTTGTGAAAGGGTGGGACTTGCTTTTAGGCCCGCAATATGTATAAGGTTTCTTATTGGTTATTGGATTGGATTCGTGGGGGAAATAAATTGAAATTTTTACTGATTATAGTTTCTTATAAGACATATTCAATGATAATAactatcattttatttatttatatttagtaactagTTTACTTTTTTTATTTACTAACGCTCGATGCCCTAAATTTCCAATCACACTCTTCAGACACACATACTAGTGTATAGCTTCAAATACAAACATGAAAACAAATACATTAGTTGACAATATATCAGATAACtacattaaatttaaaatataatagtTCAGAACATTTAAACACGCCTTATCACATTAGACCTCTCGGCACGAAAATTGAACCTGTTGGAAATTGCATAACAGCCTTTAGTGTATCTTTGTCCTTGTAAACTTGATCAACAACAACCTCTTTTTGGTTCTTATCTGATATAACCAGATTTGTGTCGTTTTCGAATACACAACGACATTGTCACAACTTGAAGAAGCTAATTCTCCACTCACTACTGTTTCCATAGCATTTGTTTGTTTTATGTAACCAATTTGCAAAACTCCTCCTTCAATACAACTTTCACCAGATACACAATTATCAACGCTTTTATCAGTTGTAGTTATGCACAAAGGATACATCGTTATCTGTTTGTtctctttcttcaatttcacataCACCCTAACACTCATATCATTATGTATTTCCATTGGCGTATCGTTACCTTCAACGATATATTTGATGTTTATGTTTTTCAGTTGCATGTCTATATTCAGCTGAGTCACAATTGCTTGTAATAAATCTATATATGTCGAATATTCTCTGAAAGCCATTGCATCGATTTTGAAATTCACATAGCAGTTTTCATTGTTCCAATTACCTGAGTGTCTTAGCAACGACGATATAGTGGACATTCTTGTACTCAAAATGAATGAATTAGTTGAGATTGATTACAACCTGAAATACAttataaaataatatacaaaattaaTACAAAAATCAACTACATACATATTTTCAAATACATTAACATTTTCGATAAAACAGCTTATGAAAACACTATCTCAGATACATaaatactcatatatatatatatatctgaaacATATTTCAAGCAGAAACTGTATTTATCAAATACGCACATACTTTCAAATACACCAGTACATATGATAATAACACATGAAACAGTCTCCCAAATACATAAATACCTACAGATTTATACATATAGCAATCCATTCTATACAGTATGCCAAATACATTAACACTCGTGACAAACATAAGAGATATATAATACACTGTCTCAAATACAAAAATACATGCAGAGAGACcgtatgtatttatgtatttggGAGGGAAAACAACAACACAGCAAAAAAACCAAGATTTGTGTATTCACAAATTGAAACAAACTATATAAATACGAAAACTGAATGTACATGTTTTCAACACACGATTCATCACTGCTCAAatacccaaccaacatacaacacaaaaaTTCTACATTAAGTTTTTTTTCCGAACATATAACACATTCATTTGAAGCTCGTCACTGAAGAGGAATTCAAAGACGAAGGTACTTAGGACAGTTTGACAAATAAGAAgtaaaaaaactacaaaaatcaATGGCAATCTGAAatatattttgagtgtttttattaaaaaaaaaccatGAACTTTTCGAATTACCATTAGAATGATCATATTTGCTGTGTTGATGTTTTTCCTCTGCAGTTGATTGGTTTAAATTTTTGAATTTTACATTGCATTTGAAAAAGAAGGGTGAAGAGAAGGAGAATCGTGAAGAATATGGAAATGGAAGCTAAATTTATGGAGCAGATTATGAAAGATATTATTATGAATTATATTTTTCCCATTTAAGACTAAATTAAATACCTATTTCTAAGGGATCTGTTTTTAAAGAAACAACTTCTGAGTCTATTTACTATACCGTAAATACATGCAATACATATGGTAATTAACAAAAAAAATAGCTACAAaatgtaataaataaaatgatagtTACTAATATTAAGAACCTATAATAAGATAGTCATTAAGTTTGCCCTACTAAATCTGTACACAATTTCTAATCGGTTTTACCTACCTAAAGTAAGACTTaagttaggaaaaaaaaaatgaagagtctACTCTCTGGCTCGTAAGGTTCTGAGTGGTCGTCAAAAAGTTCGAGCTTTTTTCAGGCCGAcgaaaaatttaaatattttaatagtAGCACTTTTTGGCAGATGGTGATAGCTAAAGTGCGCAGCGTTGGAAGTGAAAAATATCTGAACCGTAGAGTGAGGGGGATGAACGGTGATGATTGGATGAAATGGGGGTAGCTGGCACG
The nucleotide sequence above comes from Lycium barbarum isolate Lr01 chromosome 3, ASM1917538v2, whole genome shotgun sequence. Encoded proteins:
- the LOC132632916 gene encoding two-component response regulator-like APRR1 codes for the protein MEKNEIVKSGDGFIDRSKVRILLCDNDAKSSQEVFTLLCKCSYQVTSVRSPRQVIDALNAEGPDIDIILSEVDLPMAKGFKVLKYIMRDKELRRIPVIMMSSQDEVSIVVKCLKFGAADYLVKPLRTNELLNLWTHMWRRRQMLGLAEKNILSYDFDLVVSDPSDPNTTSTTLFSDDTDDKSRKSVNLEACPSIQLEDEINAVTTAAAVETVVVVPFQCRYNVPGTYDRQTGQISSFPKKSELKIGESSAFFTYVKSGMPKSNDQGTNSTHENVAHQPRMEEKTNAAIEHLEIENQMQVNGDAVENHSQGDDYPSSNSFPDSYSMERSCTPPLSLDLTQQRNSKMEEFSQVYMHPRNEAQRDAVNFHAQTAYSYFMSGAMNQVMMPPPPQMYPKNMQDLHNHANSAVLPQYNHMPPCPPHMHGMASFPYYPMGLCLQPGQMPAPHQWPTIGNSPSAEGKGSKVDRRKAALMKFRQKRKERCFDKKIRYVNRKKLAERRPRVRGQFVRKVNGVNVDLNGHPASADYDDDEEEEDEEQTGNFDSPEDDPSMCL